From the Gemmatimonadota bacterium genome, the window TTCAGGTGTACGCACAACAATATCCATTGCAACGTATTTTGGACGACAAATGCGAGCAATTGCGGCACTTCGCGCTGTTGGACGCAAATCTGTATCCATAATAACGAGCAAATCTAAATCGCTATCGGTCTTTGGCTCGCCATAAGCCTGAGAGCCAAAGAGGATAATCTGATCTGGATGAAAGTGTTCAACAATTTTGTTTGCGATCTCATCCAAAAGCGATTCTGTTATTTTTTGTTCTTTCGCATTCATCTGAGTATTTCCTAAAATGCGCTGTCGAACCGGGTGAATTACCCTCTCCGTTTTTTGAATATAATGATAAATGCCTATTTGCAATTTACTTGAAAAAACAGGGACTTGCAATGGCGTTTTTGCGTATAACGATAATTATATGCAAAATTTA encodes:
- a CDS encoding nucleotidyltransferase domain-containing protein, with protein sequence MNAKEQKITESLLDEIANKIVEHFHPDQIILFGSQAYGEPKTDSDLDLLVIMDTDLRPTARSAAIARICRPKYVAMDIVVRTPEEIQTHLQNFDPFLEEIFKLGRTLYKSAG